A single window of Cololabis saira isolate AMF1-May2022 chromosome 24, fColSai1.1, whole genome shotgun sequence DNA harbors:
- the LOC133425199 gene encoding uncharacterized protein LOC133425199: MLKLVLLFLAVSGLQALPIKALKQRPTSSHVLRTIPDGFRQGTEPSRRVLVDLNTGLVKEHVSEMERRVVPDDVPAQRNVGGWVRVEEPSAAHLPDGFRQGTEPSRNIPDGFRQGTEPSRNIPDGFRQGTEPSRNIPDGFRQGTEPSRNIPHGFRQGTEPSRNIPDGFRQGTEPSRNIPDGFRQGTEPSLNIPEGFRQGTEPSLNIPHGFRQGTEPSRNIPDGFRQGTEPSRNIPHGFRQGTEPSHNILIGFRQGTEPSRNIPDGFRQGTEPSRNIPHGFRQGTEPSHNILIGFRQGTEPSRNIPHGFRQGTEPSHNILIGFRQGTEPSRNIPDGFRQGTEPSRNIPHGFRQGTEPSHNILIGFRQGTEPSRNIPDGFRQGTEPSRNIPDGFRQGTEPSRNIPDGFRQGTEPSRNIPDGFRQGTEPSRNIPDGFRQGTEPSRNIPDGFRQGTEPSRNIPDGFRQGTKRFLRIQDGVGQGTGPSVGVPCQGVIVQGRCYQLNSRPLAFKDARAFCKRLAPNAELASVTSEGLHSHLAALVKKSGPKDPVLTWLGATVQDRQGSWVDGSEWSYSAWMPGQPGLHTDKRVCVQMSQKDESRWAAADCELRRASICSFPIAA; this comes from the exons ATGTTGAAGTTGGTGCTGCTGTTCCTGGCCGTGTCAG GCCTGCAGGCGCTTCCCATCAAAGCCCTGAAACAGAGGCCAACTTCATCCCACGTCCTCAGAACCATCCCCGATGGCTTCAGGCAGGGAACCGAGCCGTCCAGGAGAGTCCTGGTGGACCTCAACACCGGCCTGGTGAAGGAGCACGTCAGCGAGATGGAGAGGAGAGTGG TACCTGACGATGTTCCAGCCCAGAGGAACGTTGGGGGTTGGGTTCGTGTGGAGGAACCGTCCGCTGCTCATCTCCCGGACGGTTTCAGACAGGGAACCGAGCCCAGTCGTAACATCCCAGACGGTTTCAGACAGGGAACCGAGCCCAGTCGTAACATCCCAGACGGTTTCAGACAGGGAACCGAGCCCAGTCGTAACATCCCAGACGGTTTTAGACAGGGAACCGAGCCCAGTCGTAACATCCCACATGGTTTCAGACAGGGAACCGAGCCCAGTCGTAACATCCCAGACGGTTTCAGACAGGGAACCGAGCCCAGTCGTAACATCCCAGACGGTTTCAGACAGGGAACCGAGCCCAGTCTTAACATCCCAGAAGGTTTCAGACAGGGAACCGAGCCCAGTCTTAACATCCCACATGGTTTCAGACAGGGAACCGAGCCCAGTCGTAACATCCCAGACGGTTTCAGACAGGGAACCGAGCCCAGTCGTAACATCCCACATGGTTTCAGACAGGGAACCGAGCCCAGTCATAACATCCTAATTGGTTTCAGACAGGGAACCGAGCCCAGTCGTAACATCCCAGATGGTTTCAGACAGGGAACCGAGCCCAGTCGTAACATCCCACATGGTTTCAGACAGGGAACCGAGCCCAGTCATAACATCCTAATTGGTTTCAGACAGGGAACCGAGCCCAGTCGTAACATCCCACATGGTTTCAGACAGGGAACCGAGCCCAGTCATAACATCCTAATTGGTTTCAGACAGGGAACCGAGCCCAGTCGTAACATCCCAGATGGTTTCAGACAGGGAACCGAGCCCAGTCGTAACATCCCACATGGTTTCAGACAGGGAACCGAGCCCAGTCATAACATCCTAATTGGTTTCAGACAGGGAACCGAGCCCAGTCGTAACATCCCAGACGGTTTCAGACAGGGAACCGAGCCCAGTCGTAACATCCCTGACGGTTTCAGACAGGGAACCGAGCCCAGTCGTAACATCCCTGACGGTTTCAGACAGGGAACCGAGCCGAGCCGTAACATCCCCGACGGTTTCAGACAGGGAACCGAGCCCAGTCGTAACATCCCAGACGGTTTCAGACAGGGAACCGAGCCCAGTCGTAACATCCCAGATGGTTTCAGACAGGGAACCGAGCCGAGTCGTAACATCCCAGACGGTTTCAGACAGGGAACCAAACGCTTTCTCAGAATCCAGGATGGCGTCGGACAGGGAACCGGGCCCAGTGTTGGGGTTCCCTGTCAAGGGGTGATCGTACAGGGACGCTGCTACCAGCTCAACTCCAGGCCGCTGGCGTTCAAGGATGCGAGA GCCTTTTGCAAACGTCTGGCCCCAAACGCTGAGCTGGCGTCCGTGACCAGCGAGGGTCTGCACTCACACCTGGCGGCCCTGGTGAAGAAGAGCGGCCCCAAGGACCCGGTTCTGACCTGGCTGGGAGCCACAGTCCAG GACCGGCAGGGCTCGTGGGTGGACGGGTCTGAGTGGAGCTACAGCGCCTGGATGCCGGGTCAACCCGGCCTGCACACCGACAAACGTGTCTGTGTCCAGATGTCCCAGAAAG ACGAGAGCCGCTGGGCCGCTGCCGACTGTGAGCTGAGGAGAGCGTCCATCTGCTCGTTTCCCATCGCCGCATGA